One genomic segment of Hordeum vulgare subsp. vulgare chromosome 2H, MorexV3_pseudomolecules_assembly, whole genome shotgun sequence includes these proteins:
- the LOC123429246 gene encoding probable cinnamyl alcohol dehydrogenase 6: MEVTANHTQDVSGWAAMDESGTMVPYAFKRRENGVDDVTIKVLYCGMCHTDLHFINNDWGITMYPVVPGHEITGVVTKVGSNVSGFRPGDRVGVGCIAASCLDCEQCDSSQENYCDKVALTYNGVFWDGSITYGGYSSMYVAHKRFVVRIPDSLPLDAAAPLLCAGITVYTPMKKHGMLQAAGRRLGVVGLGGLGHIAVKFGKAFGLHVTVISTSPAKEQEARENLKADDFIISTDDKQMQAMARKLDYVIDTVPAAHSLGPILELLKVNGKLALVAAPDGPLELPSFPLIFGNRTISGSITGGMNDHQEMMDLCGEHNITCDIELVSNDGINNAFARLARNDVRYRFVIDIARGDSRF, from the exons ATGGAGGTGACCGCCAACCACACGCAGGACGTGAGCGGGTGGGCGGCCATGGACGAGTCCGGCACGATGGTGCCCTACGCCTTCAAGCGGAGGGAGAACGGCGTGGACGACGTGACCATCAAGGTGCTCTACTGCGGCATGTGCCACACCGACCTCCACTTCATCAACAACGACTGGGGCATCACCATGTACCCCGTCGTGCCCGGCCACGAGATCACCGGCGTCGTCACCAAGGTCGGCTCCAACGTCTCCGGCTTCCGGCCCGGCGACCGCGTCGGCGTGGGCTGCATCGCCGCCTCCTGCCTCGACTGCGAGCAGTGCGACAGCTCCCAGGAGAACTACTGCGACAAGGTCGCGCTCACCTACAACGGCGTCTTCTGGGACGGCAGCATCACCTACGGCGGCTACTCCAGCATGTACGTGGCGCACAAGAGGTTCGTGGTGCGGATCCCGGACAGCCTGCCGCTGGACGCGGCGGCGCCGCTGCTGTGCGCCGGGATCACGGTGTACACCCCGATGAAGAAACACGGGATGCTGCAGGCCGCCGGCAGGAGGCTCGGGGTGGTTGGGCTGGGCGGGCTGGGCCACATCGCCGTCAAGTTCGGCAAGGCGTTCGGGCTGCACGTCACGGTGATCAGCACGTCGCCGGCCAAGGAGCAGGAGGCCAGGGAGAACCTcaaggccgatgacttcatcatcAGCACCGACGACAAGCAGATGCAG GCTATGGCGAGGAAGCTTGACTACGTGATCGACACAGTCCCGGCGGCGCACTCGCTGGGACCAATCCTGGAGCTGCTCAAGGTGAACGGCAAGCTGGCCCTCGTCGCCGCTCCGGACGGCCCCCTCGAACTCCCTTCCTTCCCGCTTATCTTCG GGAACAGGACCATCAGTGGGAGCATAACGGGGGGAATGAACGACCATCAGGAGATGATGGACCTGTGCGGCGAGCACAACATCACCTGCGACATCGAGCTCGTCTCCAACGACGGGATCAACAACGCGTTCGCCAGGCTCGCGCGCAACGACGTCCGCTACCGTTTCGTCATCGACATTGCGCGGGGTGACTCCaggttctag